The sequence TTACAAAGTGGTGCTAACTAGCCACCCACTCGGCCCAGCGATCGACCAGGATGTCGGTATTACTCTTGCCGGAAGAGGACTGGGTCTGCCAGTATTCCAGATTGGCAAAATATTGTTTGTTTAGATTGTCGGGCGCCGTGGGCAGTTGCGCGGCAACCTTAGGTTCGATGTATTTGAAAGCGGCGCGATTGAGCGGTCCATAAAAAATGAGATTGTTGAGGCGAGCCTGCGCTTGGGCCGAGGCTTGGTAGGCTGCAAACTTCATGGCCGCGGCCCGGTTTTTCGCGCCCTTGGGCACAACCCAGTGGGTCGGGCTAAGCTGCGCTTCGTTCCACTGGTAATCAATGCTAGCGCCCTGATCCTTGAGCGCTTGCATACGGCCGTTCCAGGCCGAGCCCATGGCGACCTGACGATCGGACAGCATTTGGCCCGGTTCGGCTCCCACACTCCAGAATTTCGCAATCTGCGGTTTGATGCGATCGAGGGACGCGAATGCCTTGTCGAGGTCAATTGGGTACAGCTTGTCCTTCGGCACACCAGCGGCCAGCAACGCGAATTCTACCGTGGCAGTGCTACCATCGGCACATGTTTCAAGCGTGCGCGGCCCAG comes from Mesorhizobium japonicum MAFF 303099 and encodes:
- a CDS encoding ABC transporter substrate-binding protein, whose translation is MKYFINSSRPTRRQMLTGMGVAAGGAALAIGAPGILRAQESPLVVVSGGGSYEDAIRKAIIEPFQKETGISVTYVTPASEAKLKAQVDSNNVQWDVMELSNPAFRPDANKYLEEIDYAAFDKETLDNLVPEAKTKYGVGSFVYSTVMAFSTVEYPVDKPRPTSWAEFWDISKFPGPRTLETCADGSTATVEFALLAAGVPKDKLYPIDLDKAFASLDRIKPQIAKFWSVGAEPGQMLSDRQVAMGSAWNGRMQALKDQGASIDYQWNEAQLSPTHWVVPKGAKNRAAAMKFAAYQASAQAQARLNNLIFYGPLNRAAFKYIEPKVAAQLPTAPDNLNKQYFANLEYWQTQSSSGKSNTDILVDRWAEWVAS